Proteins from one Arcobacter sp. F2176 genomic window:
- a CDS encoding transcriptional regulator, translating to MNLILKAYIPIANLIVKTFGKSCEVVLHDLTQPQNSVVYAANGDVTGRKVGQSFDHLIKMVLLNKDFKDDYVVNYFFETEDGKKIKSSSALIRDEKDAVIGMLCLNYDLTLSHLLQEELQGFLGNTSSTENMKKQEEYILDQDIMSTLDNIIEQIFKNTVKNNEKLTRKKSLEIIRFMDEKGIFLVKGSIDKVANFMGVSKVTVYSYLDTIKGKR from the coding sequence ATGAATTTAATTCTTAAAGCTTATATACCAATCGCAAACTTAATTGTAAAAACTTTTGGAAAAAGTTGTGAAGTTGTGTTACATGATTTAACACAACCTCAAAATTCTGTAGTTTATGCAGCAAATGGAGATGTTACAGGTAGAAAAGTTGGTCAAAGTTTTGACCATCTTATAAAAATGGTTTTGCTTAATAAAGATTTTAAAGATGATTATGTAGTTAATTATTTTTTTGAAACAGAAGATGGGAAAAAGATCAAATCTTCATCAGCCTTGATTCGCGATGAAAAAGATGCAGTAATAGGTATGTTATGTCTTAATTATGATTTGACTTTATCTCATCTTTTACAAGAAGAGTTACAAGGATTTTTGGGAAATACATCTTCAACTGAAAATATGAAAAAACAAGAAGAATATATACTTGATCAAGATATTATGAGTACACTTGATAATATCATAGAACAAATATTTAAAAACACAGTTAAAAATAATGAAAAACTAACAAGAAAAAAAAGCTTAGAAATTATTAGATTTATGGATGAGAAAGGTATTTTTTTAGTAAAAGGCTCTATAGATAAAGTTGCAAACTTTATGGGTGTTTCAAAAGTAACTGTATATAGTTATTTAGATACTATAAAAGGGAAAAGATAA
- a CDS encoding shikimate dehydrogenase: MSQEKEKFLIFGNPVEHSKSPQMHNSAFDHLNINSYYDKYLLTDGKKIKDTFNHENAKGANITVPFKEEAFRQADEVVGIANEIEAVNTYVKKDNKVFAYNTDAPGFMKAIKDFGKINSVLILGAGGTAKAIAMALKEENIEVRILNRSAEKLAFFKTQGFKTYTWGNFQMNHYDLIVNSTSAGLKDEDYPIKKTTLESIFLNAKFAFDCIYGKETPFLKLAQVEGLKVKDGEDMLLYQGVLALELFTDTTLDNQTIEIMRKALKEEN; this comes from the coding sequence ATGTCACAAGAAAAAGAAAAATTTTTAATATTTGGTAACCCTGTTGAACACTCAAAATCTCCTCAAATGCACAATAGTGCTTTTGACCATCTAAACATTAACTCTTATTATGATAAATATTTATTAACAGATGGTAAAAAGATAAAAGATACATTCAACCACGAAAATGCGAAAGGAGCTAACATAACAGTTCCCTTCAAAGAAGAAGCATTTAGACAAGCAGACGAAGTTGTTGGAATAGCAAATGAAATTGAAGCTGTAAATACTTATGTAAAAAAAGACAATAAAGTATTTGCTTACAATACAGATGCTCCTGGATTTATGAAAGCCATAAAAGATTTTGGTAAAATCAATTCTGTTCTTATTTTAGGTGCAGGTGGCACGGCAAAAGCCATTGCCATGGCTTTAAAAGAAGAAAATATAGAAGTTAGAATTCTAAATAGAAGTGCAGAAAAACTTGCATTTTTTAAAACACAAGGTTTTAAAACATATACTTGGGGTAACTTTCAAATGAATCATTATGATTTAATTGTAAACTCAACAAGTGCTGGATTAAAAGATGAAGATTATCCAATCAAAAAAACTACCTTAGAAAGTATATTTTTAAATGCAAAATTTGCTTTTGACTGTATTTATGGAAAAGAAACTCCATTTTTAAAACTTGCACAAGTAGAAGGATTAAAAGTAAAAGATGGTGAAGATATGCTTCTTTATCAAGGTGTTTTAGCCCTTGAACTTTTTACTGATACTACTTTAGATAATCAAACTATAGAAATTATGAGAAAAGCACTTAAAGAAGAAAATTAG